The genomic DNA CGACGAGACCTTCACCCGCACCAATGCAAAGGGTCAGGTCGTCAACCGCTGCGACGGCATCGCCTCGCTCGGTTCCGCCGCTCTCGACAACGAGGAGTGCTGGGCCTACCAGACAATGCTCCGCAGCCTCGGCCTGGTGTACATAGAGCATCAGGCGCGTATCTGACACAGCGCAACTGTTGCGGCTCTGGCAGAGTCGTTCGGACGCGGTGCGATGACCAATCACTGGATCGATATCCAGAACGCTGATTGCATTCTCATAATGGGCAGTAACGCTGCCGAAAACCATCCCATTTCCTTCAAGTGGGTGACCAAGGCGCAGGAAAAGGGCGCGACCCTGATCCACGTCGATCCCCGTTTCACCAGAACATCGGCCAAGGCCGACATGCACGCGAACATCCGCTCCGGATCGGATATTGCGGTCCTCGGCGGCATGATCAAGTACATTCTGGACAAGGACCTCATTTTCAAGGAATACGTGGTCAACTACACCAACGCCTCCTTCATCATCGGTGACGATTATGAATTCAACGACGGTGTGTTCGCAGGCTACGATCCCAAGACCCAGACATACGACAAGTCCAAATGGGCATTCGCCATGGATGCCAAGGGCAACCCCAAAAAGGACCCGACCCTCAAGGACCCCAGATGCGTCTACCAGATGCTCAAGCAGCATTACGAACGGTACAATCTGGATGAAGTCTCCAAGATCTCCGGCATGCCCAAGGACAAACTCGTCGCCCTGTACGAGACCTACGCAGCCACCGGCAAGTCCAACAAGGCCGGTACCATCATGTACGCAATGGGCTGGACCCAGCACACCGTCGGCGTGCAGAACATCCGCTCCATGGCCATGATCCAGCTGCTGCTCGGCAACATCGGTATCGCCGGTGGCGGCGTCAACGCACTGCGCGGCGAATCCAACGTTCAGGGTTCTACCGACCATTGCCTGCTGTACCACATCCTGCCCGGTTACCTGAAAACTCCCAAGGCGTCCCAGCCCACGTTCGATGCCTACAACAAGGCGTACACTCCGGTCTCCAACGACCCGATGTCCGCCAACTGGTGGTCCAACTATCCCAAGTATTCGGCCTCGCTCCTCAAGGCCATGTGGATGGATGAAGACCCAGCAGACTCCTACCAGTACCTGCCGCGCCTCGACTCCGGCTCGGCCCGCGAATACTCGTGGCTGACCCTGTTCGACAAGATGAGCAAGGGCCAGTTCAAGGGGCTGTTCGCATGGGGCATGAACCCGGCCTGTTCCGGTGCCAACTCCAACAAGACCAGAGAGGCCATGGCCGAACTGGACTGGCTGGTCAACGTCAACATCTTCCCCAACGAAACCGGCTGGTTCTGGGAAGGTCCCGGCATGGACCCCAAAAAGATCAAGACCGAAGTCTTCTTCCTGCCCTGTGCAGTCTCCATTGAGAAGGAAGGCTCCATCACCAACTCCGGCCGCTGGATGCAGTGGCGCTACAAGGGACCCGACGCACCGCACGGCCTCAAGCCGGACGGCGACCTCATGTACGAACTGATGAACGAAATTCGCGACCTGTACAAAAAGGAAGGCGGCGTCCACACCGACCCGATCACCAAGCTGTCATGGGACGGCATTGCCACCAACGGCATCTTCGACCCGCACAAGACAGCCAAGCTCATCAACGGCTTCTTCACCCGCGACATCGAGGTCAAGGGCAAGCAGTTCAAGAAGGGCGATCAGGTGCCGAGTTTCGCATACCTCCAGGCCGACGGTTCCACGACCTCGGGCAACTGGCTGTACTGCAACTCCTACACCGCCAAGGGCAACATGGCCGCACGCCGCAGCCTCGCCCAAACTGAAGAACAGGCGAAGATCGGCCTGTACCCGAACTTCTCGTGGTGCTGGCCCGTCAACCGCCGCATCCTGTACAACAGAGCGTCCGTCGACCTTCAGGGCAAGCCGTGGAACCCGGAAAAGCCGGTCATCGAATGGACCGGTCCCAAGACCAAGTGGAAGGGCGACGTGCCCGACGGCGGCTGGGCTCCGGGCACCAAGTACGCATTCATCATGCGTAAGCACGGCTTCGGCCAGCTGTTCGGCCCGGGCCGCGCAGACGGTCCGCTGCCCGAATACTACGAACCGCTGGAATGTCCGGTGAAGTCACACCCGTTCTCCAGCACATTGCACAACCCCACCGCCCTTTCCTTCGAATCGGAAGAAAAGGCCGTGTGCAACCCCAAGTTCCCGTTCATCGGCACCACCTACCGTGTCACCGAACACTGGCAGACCGGTCTCATGACCCGTAACTGCGACTGGCTCACCGAGTGTG from uncultured Pseudodesulfovibrio sp. includes the following:
- the fdnG gene encoding formate dehydrogenase-N subunit alpha, whose translation is MHTNRRNFLKLSAVAATATAFGGLGLGCTPKAKIADRAAAMSPKWSKQTTSACCYCAVGCGLVVNTSLKDNRAINVEGDPDHPVNEGSLCAKGASIWQLAENDRRPDSVLYRAPYSSKFQKISLHKALEMIAERVKKTRDETFTRTNAKGQVVNRCDGIASLGSAALDNEECWAYQTMLRSLGLVYIEHQARIUHSATVAALAESFGRGAMTNHWIDIQNADCILIMGSNAAENHPISFKWVTKAQEKGATLIHVDPRFTRTSAKADMHANIRSGSDIAVLGGMIKYILDKDLIFKEYVVNYTNASFIIGDDYEFNDGVFAGYDPKTQTYDKSKWAFAMDAKGNPKKDPTLKDPRCVYQMLKQHYERYNLDEVSKISGMPKDKLVALYETYAATGKSNKAGTIMYAMGWTQHTVGVQNIRSMAMIQLLLGNIGIAGGGVNALRGESNVQGSTDHCLLYHILPGYLKTPKASQPTFDAYNKAYTPVSNDPMSANWWSNYPKYSASLLKAMWMDEDPADSYQYLPRLDSGSAREYSWLTLFDKMSKGQFKGLFAWGMNPACSGANSNKTREAMAELDWLVNVNIFPNETGWFWEGPGMDPKKIKTEVFFLPCAVSIEKEGSITNSGRWMQWRYKGPDAPHGLKPDGDLMYELMNEIRDLYKKEGGVHTDPITKLSWDGIATNGIFDPHKTAKLINGFFTRDIEVKGKQFKKGDQVPSFAYLQADGSTTSGNWLYCNSYTAKGNMAARRSLAQTEEQAKIGLYPNFSWCWPVNRRILYNRASVDLQGKPWNPEKPVIEWTGPKTKWKGDVPDGGWAPGTKYAFIMRKHGFGQLFGPGRADGPLPEYYEPLECPVKSHPFSSTLHNPTALSFESEEKAVCNPKFPFIGTTYRVTEHWQTGLMTRNCDWLTECEPQVFVEMSPELAELRGIENGEKVMVDSVRGSIWAKAIVTKRLRPFTIQGATVHQVGLPWHFGWTWPKDGGDSANILTPSVGDPNTGIPETKAFMVNVRKA